The Mycobacterium avium subsp. avium genomic sequence CTTCCCCGGCATGCGGGTCAAGTACGTCTCCACCGAGGAATTCACCAACGACTTCATCAACTCGCTGCGCGACGACCGCAAGGTCGCCTTCAAGCGCAGCTATCGCGACGTCGACGTGCTGCTGGTCGATGACATCCAGTTCATCGAGGGCAAGGAAGGCATCCAGGAGGAGTTCTTCCACACCTTCAACACGCTGCACAACGCCAACAAGCAGATCGTCATCTCCTCCGACCGGCCGCCCAAACAGCTGGCCACCCTGGAAGACCGGCTGCGAACCCGGTTCGAGTGGGGCCTGATCACCGACGTGCAGCCCCCCGAACTCGAAACCCGCATCGCGATCCTGCGCAAGAAGGCACAGATGGAGCGCCTGGCGGTGCCCGACGACGTGCTGGAACTCATCGCCAGCAGCATCGAGCGCAACATCCGCGAACTCGAGGGCGCCCTGATCCGGGTCACCGCGTTCGCCTCGCTGAACAAGACTCCGATCGACAAGTCGCTGGCCGAGATCGTGCTGCGCGATTTGATCGCCGACGCCAGCACCATGCAGATCAGCGCGGCCACCATCATGGCCGCCACCGCCGAATACTTCGACACCACCGTCGAGGAACTGCGCGGGCCGGGCAAGACCCGGGCGCTGGCCCAGTCCCGTCAAATCGCGATGTACCTGTGCCGCGAGCTCACGGATCTGTCGCTGCCCAAGATCGGGCAGGCCTTCGGCCGCGACCACACCACGGTGATGTACGCCCAGCGCAAGATCCTGTCCGAGATGGCCGAGCGACGCGAGGTGTTCGATCACGTCAAGGAGCTCACCACTCGCATTCGTCAGCGCTCCAAGCGCTGAATCACGCCGCGGC encodes the following:
- the dnaA gene encoding chromosomal replication initiator protein DnaA, with amino-acid sequence MADDPGSSFTTVWNAVVSELNGEPVADGGAANRTTLVTPLTPQQRAWLNLVRPLTIVEGFALLSVPSSFVQNEIERHLRAPITDALSRRLGQQIQLGVRIAPPPDDVEDALIPPAEPFPDTDAALSADDGADGEPVENGEPVTDTQPGWPNYFTERPHAIDPAVAAGTSLNRRYTFDTFVIGASNRFAHAAALAIAEAPARAYNPLFIWGESGLGKTHLLHAAGNYAQRLFPGMRVKYVSTEEFTNDFINSLRDDRKVAFKRSYRDVDVLLVDDIQFIEGKEGIQEEFFHTFNTLHNANKQIVISSDRPPKQLATLEDRLRTRFEWGLITDVQPPELETRIAILRKKAQMERLAVPDDVLELIASSIERNIRELEGALIRVTAFASLNKTPIDKSLAEIVLRDLIADASTMQISAATIMAATAEYFDTTVEELRGPGKTRALAQSRQIAMYLCRELTDLSLPKIGQAFGRDHTTVMYAQRKILSEMAERREVFDHVKELTTRIRQRSKR